In the Rhizobium sp. Pop5 genome, one interval contains:
- a CDS encoding transposase has product MTKHPIEVITSVERRRRWSREDKERLVAACFEPDSVLSEIARAAGIHVSQLFRWRKELCQIEEPKTETASTLVPVILSEAAPPATPIPSGPPAPSQSRRKRSDVTIELGRGRRIRVDSDIDTEALGRILDVVLERR; this is encoded by the coding sequence ATGACGAAGCATCCGATTGAAGTGATCACGTCTGTCGAGCGCCGACGGCGCTGGTCTCGGGAAGACAAAGAGCGGCTTGTTGCGGCCTGCTTTGAGCCAGATTCGGTGCTTTCCGAGATTGCCCGTGCGGCCGGTATCCATGTCAGCCAGCTTTTCCGTTGGCGCAAGGAGCTTTGCCAAATCGAGGAGCCGAAGACGGAAACGGCGAGCACGTTGGTGCCGGTGATCCTGTCCGAGGCCGCGCCTCCAGCCACGCCCATTCCCTCGGGGCCGCCCGCCCCATCGCAGTCCCGCCGGAAGCGTAGCGATGTGACGATTGAGCTGGGTCGGGGCCGTCGTATTCGCGTGGACAGCGACATCGATACCGAGGCGCTGGGCCGCATTCTCGATGTCGTGCTGGAACGGAGATGA
- the tnpB gene encoding IS66 family insertion sequence element accessory protein TnpB (TnpB, as the term is used for proteins encoded by IS66 family insertion elements, is considered an accessory protein, since TnpC, encoded by a neighboring gene, is a DDE family transposase.): MIPVPSGVKVWLATGHTDMRKGFPGLSLMVQETLKRDPMCGHLFVFRGRGGGLIKVIWHDGQGACLFTKKLERGRFVWPSAADGSVVITPAQLGYLLEGIDWRMPQKTWRPTSAG; the protein is encoded by the coding sequence ATGATCCCGGTTCCGAGTGGTGTGAAGGTCTGGCTGGCGACAGGCCATACGGACATGCGCAAAGGCTTCCCCGGTCTATCGCTGATGGTGCAGGAGACGCTGAAGCGCGATCCGATGTGCGGACACCTGTTCGTGTTCCGCGGTCGCGGTGGTGGCCTGATCAAGGTCATCTGGCATGACGGCCAGGGAGCCTGCCTGTTTACGAAGAAGCTTGAACGCGGACGCTTCGTCTGGCCGTCGGCGGCAGATGGATCGGTGGTGATCACACCGGCGCAGCTCGGTTATCTGCTGGAAGGTATAGACTGGCGGATGCCGCAAAAAACCTGGCGACCGACGTCGGCAGGATGA
- a CDS encoding transposase, whose product MIEAVPERLEGAPRQFRRRWSDEFKERAVAEAMEPGASVSAIAHRLEIHPSQLFGWRRDARDGRRSARQDQATVSRTTSSGALAVIDVIIGDVVIRAGAGIDEAHLQRVIRAVRSA is encoded by the coding sequence ATGATCGAGGCCGTTCCGGAACGGCTTGAAGGTGCGCCGCGACAGTTTCGGCGGCGCTGGTCCGACGAATTCAAAGAACGGGCAGTGGCCGAGGCGATGGAGCCCGGCGCCAGTGTTTCGGCGATCGCACATCGCCTAGAGATACATCCCTCACAGCTATTTGGTTGGCGCCGTGATGCTCGTGACGGACGCCGATCTGCGCGGCAGGATCAGGCTACGGTATCGAGAACGACGTCAAGTGGTGCGCTTGCGGTGATCGACGTGATCATCGGCGACGTTGTGATCCGGGCTGGCGCTGGGATCGATGAAGCACACCTGCAACGGGTTATCCGAGCGGTGCGCTCGGCATGA
- the tnpB gene encoding IS66 family insertion sequence element accessory protein TnpB (TnpB, as the term is used for proteins encoded by IS66 family insertion elements, is considered an accessory protein, since TnpC, encoded by a neighboring gene, is a DDE family transposase.): MIPSNVKVFLASHPIDFRKGPDSLLSLVRDAGSDPFSGSLYVFRAKRADRIKIVWWDGSGVCLYAKRLEKAQFCWPRIGHSRVQLNHAQLLALVDGMDWKRVRFTPVKPPEIVG, encoded by the coding sequence ATGATCCCGTCGAACGTAAAGGTCTTTCTCGCGAGCCATCCAATAGACTTCCGCAAGGGGCCAGATAGCTTGCTATCGCTGGTTCGAGATGCCGGCAGCGATCCGTTCAGCGGATCTCTCTATGTCTTCCGGGCGAAGCGAGCGGACCGGATCAAGATTGTATGGTGGGATGGATCCGGGGTTTGCCTTTATGCCAAGCGGTTGGAAAAAGCGCAGTTCTGCTGGCCGCGCATTGGCCACAGCCGGGTCCAGCTCAACCATGCCCAGCTCTTGGCATTGGTCGATGGAATGGACTGGAAGCGGGTTCGCTTTACGCCCGTCAAACCGCCTGAGATTGTTGGGTAA
- a CDS encoding IS66 family transposase — translation MTRPEIELPDDVEALKAMVLAMAEKAARVDALEKQVDDLEARNADADERIERLTQILKAFDRARFGRRSEKLGASAIDDEQQAFVFEEIETGIAAIKAQVTKGSSNTDGKRAPRPRKGFAPHLERVEVVIEPEELPEHAGKQRILIGEDVSERLDVVAAKFRVIVTRRPKYAFKNEDGVIQAAAPPHIIEGGIPTEALLAQIAVSKYADGLPLYRQEAIYARDKVELDRKLMAQWMGKLGFELDILADYILNEIKKAERIFADETTLPTLAPGSGSAKTAWLWAYARDDRTFGGSGPPMVAYRFEDSRATECVARHLSGYHGILQVDGYGAYSKLVRKDGGNDGVVLAGCWSHSRRKFYELHVAKSSKVATETVERMAKLWEIEETVRGQSPEARVAARQKSSAVIVRDLFTLWQATLPRVSGKSKLAEALRYAISRRDIFERFLTDGRIEIDSNIVERAIRPQAITRKNSLFAGSDGGGRTWATIATLLQTAKMNTVDPQAWLTQTLERLANGWPSSEIDALMPWNYTA, via the coding sequence ATGACGCGACCCGAGATCGAGCTCCCGGATGATGTTGAGGCCCTAAAGGCCATGGTCCTTGCCATGGCCGAAAAGGCAGCCCGTGTCGATGCTTTGGAAAAGCAGGTCGATGACCTGGAGGCCCGCAATGCTGACGCCGACGAGCGTATCGAGAGGCTGACGCAGATCCTCAAGGCCTTCGATCGGGCTCGCTTCGGACGGCGCTCGGAAAAGCTCGGCGCATCGGCTATCGACGATGAGCAGCAAGCCTTTGTCTTCGAGGAGATCGAGACCGGCATAGCCGCGATTAAAGCCCAGGTCACGAAAGGCAGCTCGAATACGGATGGCAAACGCGCACCGCGGCCACGCAAGGGCTTTGCACCGCATCTTGAGCGCGTCGAGGTGGTGATTGAGCCGGAAGAGTTACCGGAACACGCGGGCAAGCAAAGAATCCTGATCGGAGAAGACGTCTCCGAACGGCTAGATGTCGTGGCGGCGAAGTTCCGTGTCATCGTCACGCGCCGTCCCAAATACGCTTTTAAGAACGAAGACGGCGTCATCCAGGCTGCGGCCCCGCCACACATCATTGAAGGCGGCATTCCAACAGAAGCACTTCTGGCGCAGATCGCCGTTTCCAAATATGCCGATGGTCTACCCCTCTATCGCCAGGAAGCGATCTACGCGCGGGACAAGGTCGAACTCGACCGCAAGCTCATGGCTCAATGGATGGGCAAGCTGGGGTTCGAGCTCGATATTCTTGCTGATTACATCCTGAACGAGATCAAGAAGGCAGAGCGGATCTTTGCCGACGAAACGACCTTGCCGACGCTTGCACCTGGATCCGGATCGGCAAAGACGGCGTGGCTATGGGCCTACGCGAGGGACGATCGGACCTTTGGAGGCAGCGGTCCGCCGATGGTGGCCTATCGCTTCGAGGACAGCCGAGCGACCGAATGCGTTGCGCGGCACCTCAGCGGCTATCACGGGATCCTGCAGGTCGATGGATACGGTGCCTACAGCAAACTGGTCCGCAAGGATGGAGGCAACGACGGCGTTGTCCTGGCTGGCTGCTGGTCACATAGCCGCCGGAAGTTCTATGAATTGCATGTTGCCAAGAGCTCGAAGGTCGCCACAGAGACGGTCGAGCGCATGGCAAAGCTTTGGGAGATCGAGGAAACCGTTCGAGGCCAAAGCCCTGAAGCTCGTGTCGCGGCGCGACAGAAGAGTTCGGCGGTGATCGTCCGTGACCTCTTCACACTTTGGCAGGCGACCCTTCCGCGGGTCTCGGGAAAATCCAAACTCGCCGAGGCTCTCCGGTATGCCATCTCGCGTCGAGACATCTTCGAGCGCTTTCTGACGGATGGGCGCATCGAGATTGACTCCAACATTGTTGAGCGGGCAATCAGGCCTCAAGCCATCACCAGAAAAAATAGCCTCTTCGCTGGTAGCGACGGCGGCGGCAGGACATGGGCGACGATCGCGACCCTGTTGCAAACGGCAAAAATGAATACCGTCGATCCTCAGGCTTGGCTGACCCAAACGCTTGAGCGTCTCGCAAACGGATGGCCCAGCAGCGAGATAGATGCCCTCATGCCATGGAACTACACGGCCTGA
- a CDS encoding IS66 family transposase, translated as MKAEAEAASAKALVSHSEALIARLKLEIEKVRRELYGSRSERKARLLEQMELQLEELEADAGEDELAAEIAAKASTVRAFERKRPSRKPFPEHLPRERVVIAAPTSCRCCGSARLSKLGEDITETLEVIPRQWKVIQTVREKFSCRECEKITQPPAPFHVTPRGFAGPNLLAMILFEKFAQHQPLNRQSERYGREGIDLSLSTLADQVGACAAALKPIHSLIEAHVLAAERLHGDDTTVPILAKGKTDTGRIWTYVRDDRPFSGQSPPAALYYASRDRRQEHPERHLKTFTGILQADAYGGYNPLFKVDRDPDPLTQALCWAHSRRKFFVLADIATNAKRGSRAMPISPLALEAVKRIDALFDIEREINGLAADERLQRRRIDSLSLVKELEDWMRTERAKLSRSSPVAEAIDYMLKRWDGFTSFLEDGRICLTNNAAERALRGFALGRKSWLFAGSDRGADRAAFMATLIMSAKLNDIDPQAWLADVLANIADTPTSKLEQLLPWNWTPTALDAQAA; from the coding sequence ATGAAAGCCGAGGCGGAAGCCGCCAGTGCCAAGGCGCTCGTGTCACATTCAGAAGCGCTGATCGCGCGGTTGAAGCTGGAGATCGAGAAGGTTCGCCGTGAACTTTACGGCAGCCGGTCCGAGCGCAAGGCGCGACTTCTCGAGCAGATGGAGCTGCAACTCGAGGAACTCGAAGCCGACGCTGGTGAAGACGAACTGGCGGCGGAGATTGCTGCCAAGGCTTCTACAGTCCGGGCGTTCGAGCGAAAGCGTCCATCACGGAAGCCGTTTCCCGAACACCTGCCGCGCGAGCGCGTCGTCATCGCCGCCCCGACGAGTTGCCGCTGCTGCGGTTCCGCCAGGCTGTCGAAGCTCGGCGAGGACATCACCGAGACGCTGGAGGTGATCCCGCGCCAGTGGAAAGTCATCCAGACTGTGCGGGAGAAGTTCTCCTGCCGCGAATGCGAGAAGATCACTCAGCCGCCCGCACCTTTCCATGTGACGCCGCGCGGTTTTGCCGGGCCGAACCTGCTGGCGATGATCCTGTTTGAGAAGTTCGCCCAGCATCAACCGCTGAACCGCCAGAGCGAGCGCTATGGCCGAGAGGGGATCGACCTCAGCTTATCGACACTGGCCGACCAGGTCGGTGCTTGCGCGGCGGCGCTGAAGCCCATTCATTCGTTGATCGAGGCGCATGTTCTGGCCGCCGAGCGGCTGCATGGCGACGACACCACCGTGCCGATCCTGGCGAAAGGCAAAACCGATACGGGGCGCATCTGGACATATGTCCGGGATGACCGACCGTTCAGCGGGCAGTCACCACCCGCAGCTCTTTACTATGCGTCGCGGGACCGGCGGCAGGAGCATCCCGAGCGCCACCTGAAGACCTTCACCGGCATTCTGCAAGCGGATGCTTATGGCGGCTACAATCCCCTGTTCAAGGTTGACCGCGATCCCGATCCGCTGACGCAGGCACTGTGCTGGGCGCACTCACGCCGCAAGTTCTTTGTGCTCGCTGACATTGCCACGAATGCCAAACGCGGCAGCCGTGCCATGCCGATCTCGCCGCTGGCGCTGGAGGCTGTCAAACGGATCGATGCCCTGTTCGACATCGAGCGGGAGATCAACGGGCTTGCCGCCGACGAACGCCTGCAGCGCCGTCGCATCGACAGCCTCTCACTCGTCAAAGAACTCGAGGACTGGATGCGGACCGAGCGGGCAAAGCTGTCGCGCAGTTCTCCTGTCGCCGAGGCTATCGATTACATGCTGAAGCGTTGGGACGGCTTCACGTCATTCCTGGAAGATGGGAGAATTTGCCTGACGAACAATGCAGCCGAGCGGGCGCTGCGAGGCTTTGCTCTCGGAAGGAAGTCATGGCTCTTCGCCGGATCGGATCGTGGTGCTGATCGCGCAGCCTTCATGGCGACGCTGATCATGAGCGCAAAGCTCAACGACATCGATCCGCAAGCCTGGCTTGCTGATGTCCTCGCCAACATCGCCGACACGCCGACGAGCAAACTGGAACAATTGCTTCCGTGGAACTGGACGCCGACGGCGCTGGATGCTCAAGCGGCCTGA
- a CDS encoding C48 family peptidase, with protein MTGAFDTDAWIEDYYSESRDMEQDPSDLRLGSHDSDAGDRVPRRRSVGGSMRVTPQSLAPERGSGQQDVDAATETHVASTKVRVGAKRGRPADRDMHPDDETRINQFAEAVRGYEILPDGSIGRGDGRVPEATVENNLGILRRFARWLRAENRDSMASRFLNDPDSLAVDIADYWASGEDDQNRLNSALSHFRRLGPEGQELQAVGAGPRLMGRRIHDPYPDDARVIDSLAKEELSKFGPVSISQKNASNQRKFSDWLKREGRGSIVSRLTGTDQQQRSLQEDFRKFTEAEGKVVVSLDRLRQYLGAESQLKQHNPYPDDALMIDGLANEELSKLGPDSTSKRKVVQNMAINQRRFSDWLQKNGRGSISSRLTGSDEQQRSLKDDFREFTTNVEVKISVGFDRLRQYLGAESQLKQHDPYPDDTRMIDGFANEELSKLGPDSTSKRKGVLNLASNQRRFSNWLRKNGRGSISSRLTGSDEQQRSLKDDFREFTTNVEVKINVSLDRLRQYLGAESQLKQHNPYPDDALMIDALANEELSKLGSDSTSQRIVVSKLVSNQRKFGDWLQTRGRESIASRLNGSDQQQWSLKKDYQDFTEDMGKHTISFKRLRQYQQVVEANAASGLSPEPASGREPAGLDGRSDSRAEFRSTSPLQQVDPSIEGRSGLSLDHIEWLGDQHIQTDYELLMQDLQRNDPDLAARTRLIDPLIAHYHLRLGDESTALSAFQRIVNDQNGRDTADFLFLPVSDASASDPDHRGTHWSLLLVDRRNREGPAAYHYDSFRGQNDEFAAMLAQRLGTRLEPVRMTQQRNGYDCGVFVVDGTRALVRRLARRDRPAVLHLDNLVADREQLQRRLSTATNSARAGAAAAEPESSTQIADPAEFWHGVGQPGQLPDSWNTATFRQDLPSAAYSPVQSVNPPDAPWEQSLGASIFGTPQYTLPVDDLGGFVPPSWQHGNQPVPDDLLPAMYLFDLLPSADKPTNFSIHGVPYTATLGPSGMQSDIYLFLQ; from the coding sequence GTGACCGGAGCTTTCGATACGGACGCCTGGATCGAGGACTACTATTCAGAGAGCCGAGACATGGAACAGGATCCGAGCGACTTACGCCTCGGTTCGCACGATAGTGACGCCGGCGACCGTGTGCCGCGTCGCAGATCCGTGGGCGGTTCGATGCGAGTGACGCCGCAGTCGCTGGCGCCGGAGAGGGGTTCGGGGCAGCAAGACGTCGATGCCGCAACGGAGACTCACGTGGCCTCAACCAAGGTTCGCGTCGGCGCCAAGCGTGGTCGCCCCGCCGACCGGGACATGCATCCCGATGACGAGACCCGCATCAACCAGTTCGCGGAAGCAGTCCGAGGCTATGAAATTCTACCCGACGGTAGCATCGGCCGAGGGGACGGAAGGGTTCCCGAGGCTACCGTCGAGAACAATTTAGGGATTCTTAGGAGGTTCGCTCGTTGGCTCCGAGCAGAGAACAGAGATTCGATGGCTTCTCGGTTTTTAAACGATCCAGATTCACTAGCCGTTGATATCGCGGATTATTGGGCAAGCGGTGAGGACGATCAGAACCGTCTTAACTCAGCGCTGTCTCATTTCAGGAGGCTCGGACCTGAGGGGCAAGAACTCCAAGCCGTTGGAGCTGGGCCGCGCCTGATGGGCCGCCGAATTCATGATCCCTATCCCGATGACGCCCGCGTCATTGATAGCTTGGCCAAGGAAGAGCTGAGTAAGTTCGGACCGGTCTCGATTTCTCAGAAAAATGCCAGTAACCAACGAAAGTTTAGCGATTGGCTCAAAAGGGAGGGTAGGGGGAGCATAGTCAGCCGACTCACGGGTACTGATCAGCAGCAACGGTCGTTGCAGGAGGATTTTAGGAAATTTACCGAGGCCGAGGGAAAAGTGGTCGTGAGTTTAGATCGGCTGCGGCAGTATCTAGGCGCCGAGTCCCAGTTGAAACAGCATAATCCTTATCCCGACGACGCCCTCATGATTGATGGCTTGGCCAACGAAGAGCTGAGCAAGCTCGGACCGGACTCGACTTCCAAGAGGAAAGTTGTCCAGAATATGGCGATAAATCAACGGAGGTTTAGTGATTGGCTCCAAAAGAATGGTCGGGGGAGCATAAGCAGTCGCCTGACTGGCAGTGATGAGCAGCAACGGTCGTTGAAGGACGATTTTAGGGAATTTACTACTAACGTTGAAGTAAAAATAAGCGTGGGTTTCGATCGGCTGCGACAGTATCTAGGCGCCGAGTCGCAGTTGAAACAGCATGATCCTTATCCCGACGACACCCGCATGATTGATGGCTTCGCCAATGAAGAGCTGAGCAAGCTCGGACCGGACTCGACTTCCAAGAGGAAAGGCGTCTTGAATCTGGCCAGCAATCAACGGAGGTTTAGTAATTGGCTCCGAAAGAATGGTCGGGGGAGCATAAGCAGTCGCCTGACTGGCAGTGATGAGCAGCAACGGTCGTTGAAGGACGATTTTAGGGAATTTACTACTAACGTTGAAGTAAAAATAAACGTGAGTCTCGATCGGCTGCGGCAGTATCTAGGCGCTGAGTCGCAGTTGAAACAGCATAATCCTTATCCCGACGACGCCCTCATGATTGATGCCTTGGCCAACGAAGAGCTGAGCAAGCTCGGATCGGACTCGACTTCGCAGAGGATAGTCGTCTCGAAGCTGGTCAGCAATCAGCGAAAGTTTGGTGATTGGCTGCAAACCAGGGGTAGGGAGAGCATAGCGAGCCGGCTCAACGGCAGTGATCAGCAGCAATGGTCGTTGAAAAAAGATTACCAAGACTTCACCGAAGACATGGGAAAACACACTATCTCTTTCAAGCGGCTTCGGCAGTACCAGCAAGTCGTTGAGGCGAACGCAGCGTCGGGGTTGTCCCCTGAGCCGGCAAGTGGCCGCGAACCGGCCGGTCTGGACGGCCGTTCGGATTCACGTGCCGAGTTCAGATCAACTTCGCCGCTGCAGCAGGTTGATCCATCGATCGAAGGCCGCAGCGGATTGTCGCTCGACCATATCGAATGGCTGGGCGACCAGCATATCCAGACGGATTATGAGCTGCTAATGCAGGACTTGCAGCGAAACGATCCGGATCTCGCAGCCAGGACGCGGCTTATCGATCCCCTGATAGCCCATTATCATCTGCGCCTGGGCGATGAGAGCACCGCGCTGAGCGCTTTCCAGCGCATCGTTAATGATCAGAATGGAAGAGATACAGCCGACTTCCTGTTCCTTCCAGTGAGCGATGCCAGTGCTTCGGATCCTGATCACCGCGGCACCCATTGGTCGCTGCTACTCGTTGACCGTCGCAACCGCGAGGGGCCGGCTGCCTATCACTATGACTCCTTCCGGGGCCAGAACGACGAGTTTGCAGCAATGCTCGCACAAAGGTTGGGTACCCGTCTGGAGCCCGTCCGCATGACCCAACAGCGGAACGGCTATGATTGCGGAGTCTTCGTGGTTGACGGCACGCGGGCGCTCGTTAGACGTCTGGCGCGAAGAGACCGGCCAGCCGTGCTGCACCTCGACAACCTCGTCGCCGATCGGGAGCAACTCCAACGACGTCTGAGCACCGCGACCAACAGTGCTCGAGCGGGGGCTGCGGCGGCTGAACCGGAGTCCTCCACACAGATCGCCGATCCCGCAGAGTTTTGGCATGGAGTGGGTCAACCCGGCCAGCTTCCCGATAGCTGGAATACAGCGACCTTCCGGCAGGATTTGCCGTCAGCTGCCTATTCACCGGTGCAAAGCGTCAATCCGCCAGACGCACCATGGGAGCAAAGCTTGGGGGCATCGATCTTCGGCACCCCACAGTACACGCTGCCTGTGGACGACTTGGGAGGATTTGTCCCTCCGAGCTGGCAACACGGCAATCAACCGGTACCAGATGACCTTCTGCCTGCAATGTACTTGTTTGACTTGCTGCCGAGCGCGGACAAACCCACCAACTTCAGTATCCATGGTGTGCCCTACACGGCCACTCTGGGGCCATCAGGCATGCAGAGCGACATTTACCTTTTCCTGCAATAG